Proteins co-encoded in one Afipia sp. P52-10 genomic window:
- a CDS encoding CoA-transferase subunit beta — protein sequence MPVNDASWSWPELAAVVLSRELRDGEVGSPGGSRSEIPLAAARLAQLTHAPNLAIITSAAGFVANMVGKPWSPLFSSTMDWRNVYAGTEAVLPSSGVFHTRRDWFFAGALQVDAYGNINLSAIRMKDGTEMRGPGAAGLAYSSTMARRYFIYMHEHSRRSFVPQLDYRTAIGFGDGPGSRERLGLRGGGPALVISPRGVMDFDEATRRLRLRSVHPGHSVEELVENTGCALMVPAAVPETTAPSQRELDVLRHQVDVGGVLRR from the coding sequence ATGCCCGTCAATGATGCATCGTGGTCGTGGCCGGAGCTCGCGGCCGTTGTCCTCAGCCGCGAACTCCGCGACGGTGAGGTGGGCTCGCCCGGCGGCTCGCGCAGCGAAATCCCGCTCGCCGCGGCGCGCCTGGCGCAGCTCACGCACGCACCGAATCTGGCGATCATCACCAGTGCGGCCGGTTTCGTCGCCAACATGGTTGGCAAGCCGTGGAGCCCGCTGTTCTCCTCGACGATGGACTGGCGCAACGTTTATGCGGGGACCGAGGCGGTGCTGCCCTCCAGCGGCGTCTTCCACACGCGGCGCGACTGGTTCTTCGCCGGCGCGTTGCAGGTGGACGCCTACGGCAACATCAATCTCAGCGCGATCCGCATGAAGGATGGCACCGAGATGCGCGGGCCGGGAGCGGCCGGTCTCGCCTATTCGTCGACCATGGCGCGGCGCTACTTCATCTACATGCACGAGCATTCGCGGCGATCGTTCGTGCCGCAGCTCGATTATCGCACGGCGATCGGTTTCGGCGACGGACCTGGCAGCCGCGAGCGGCTCGGCTTGCGCGGCGGTGGGCCGGCGCTGGTCATCAGTCCCCGAGGGGTGATGGATTTCGACGAAGCGACCCGGCGTCTGCGGCTGCGTTCGGTCCATCCGGGGCACAGCGTGGAGGAGCTTGTGGAGAACACCGGCTGCGCGCTGATGGTGCCGGCGGCGGTGCCGGAGACGACGGCGCCGTCGCAGCGGGAGTTGGATGTCCTGCGTCATCAGGTGGATGTCGGCGGCGTCCTGCGCCGCTAG
- a CDS encoding CaiB/BaiF CoA-transferase family protein: protein MQALDGIKVLDLGRALAGPMCGLLLADLGADVIKIEPPGLGDDSREWPPMMNGESSYFLSVNRNKRSIVLDLASHEGKQVFLRMADTADVVIENYRADVMDRLGLGYDVLKQRNPRLVYCALTGFGRTGPRRAMPATDVYAQAFAGVMGLTGEPGGVPLRVGVSLCDVTTGLFGAYGVLAALQARHLTGHGQLVDTSLMEGQMAFLSYLITAFQATGKVPQAQGRGHPSIVPYGSFQCSDGWVSLATFNDRLWRRAAQGLGLADLAEDPRFDTNPKRLERREELIAILDARFRTKTVAEWVAIMEALDVPLAPVNTLDRLLADPQVAARDMLQTFTHPVAGEVSTFGFPVKFSETPCAFTRPPPTLGQHTQEVLREYGFADMAVGTRSGTTA, encoded by the coding sequence ATGCAGGCGCTCGACGGAATCAAGGTGCTGGATTTGGGCCGCGCGCTCGCGGGGCCGATGTGCGGATTGCTGTTGGCCGATCTCGGAGCCGACGTCATCAAGATCGAGCCGCCCGGCCTCGGTGACGACAGCCGAGAATGGCCGCCGATGATGAACGGCGAGAGCAGCTACTTCCTCAGCGTGAACCGCAACAAGCGCAGCATCGTGCTGGATCTCGCCTCCCATGAAGGCAAGCAGGTGTTCCTGCGGATGGCCGACACGGCCGACGTGGTCATCGAGAACTATCGCGCCGATGTGATGGATCGCCTCGGGCTTGGCTACGATGTCCTGAAGCAGCGCAACCCGCGGCTCGTCTACTGCGCGCTCACCGGCTTCGGCCGCACCGGGCCACGCCGGGCGATGCCGGCCACTGATGTCTATGCGCAGGCCTTCGCCGGCGTCATGGGCCTGACGGGAGAGCCCGGCGGCGTGCCGCTGCGCGTCGGCGTCAGCCTGTGCGATGTGACCACCGGCCTGTTCGGTGCCTATGGCGTGCTCGCCGCGTTGCAGGCGCGCCACCTGACAGGACATGGCCAGTTGGTCGATACCTCGCTGATGGAGGGACAGATGGCGTTCCTCTCCTATCTGATCACGGCGTTCCAGGCGACGGGCAAGGTGCCGCAAGCGCAGGGGCGCGGGCATCCGAGCATCGTGCCTTATGGTTCGTTCCAGTGCAGCGACGGCTGGGTCTCGCTTGCAACCTTCAACGACAGACTCTGGCGCCGCGCCGCGCAAGGCCTGGGTCTTGCGGACCTGGCCGAAGACCCGCGCTTCGACACCAATCCCAAGCGGCTGGAGCGCCGCGAGGAATTGATCGCGATCCTCGACGCGCGCTTCCGAACCAAGACCGTCGCCGAGTGGGTTGCAATCATGGAGGCGTTGGATGTGCCGCTTGCGCCGGTGAATACGCTCGATCGGCTGCTGGCGGACCCGCAGGTCGCCGCCCGCGACATGCTGCAGACCTTCACGCATCCTGTGGCCGGCGAGGTCAGCACGTTCGGCTTCCCGGTGAAGTTCTCGGAGACACCGTGTGCCTTCACGCGTCCGCCGCCGACGCTTGGGCAGCACACGCAGGAGGTGCTGCGCGAATATGGCTTCGCCGATATGGCCGTCGGGACGAGGTCTGGAACGACGGCATGA
- a CDS encoding SDR family NAD(P)-dependent oxidoreductase: MTGFQDKVAIVTGAGSGIGKSAAIQLAARGARVVVADIKGGEATLAAIREAGGTGSAHQTDVRKPEDIQALVEATIAQYGRLDLAFNNAGIAQHNRKPLYELDLDTWQSIIDTNLRSVFLCMKHQIPAMLRTGGGAIVNTSSGVVPHGYKNISTYVASKAGVDALTRVAAMEVADRNIRINTVNPGFVATPLLDAVIPPGDQHRLSERTPLKKMTTADDVANMAVFLLSAEAGHVTGQSIFVDGGINVSF, translated from the coding sequence ATGACCGGCTTTCAGGACAAAGTGGCAATCGTAACCGGGGCAGGCTCGGGCATCGGCAAGTCCGCGGCGATACAGCTCGCCGCCCGGGGCGCGCGCGTCGTCGTCGCCGACATCAAGGGTGGCGAAGCGACGCTAGCCGCCATCCGCGAGGCCGGCGGCACCGGCTCCGCCCACCAGACCGACGTGCGCAAACCGGAGGACATCCAGGCGCTGGTCGAAGCCACCATCGCCCAGTACGGCCGGCTCGACCTCGCCTTCAACAATGCCGGCATCGCCCAGCACAATCGCAAGCCGCTATACGAACTCGATCTCGACACCTGGCAGAGCATCATCGACACCAACCTGCGCAGCGTCTTCCTCTGCATGAAGCACCAGATTCCGGCGATGCTGCGCACCGGCGGCGGCGCGATCGTCAACACCTCCAGCGGCGTGGTGCCGCACGGCTACAAGAACATCTCCACCTACGTCGCGAGCAAGGCTGGCGTGGATGCGCTGACCCGCGTGGCGGCGATGGAGGTCGCCGACCGCAACATCCGCATCAACACCGTCAATCCGGGCTTCGTCGCAACGCCGCTGCTCGACGCCGTGATCCCGCCGGGAGATCAGCACCGCCTCTCCGAGCGGACGCCGCTGAAGAAGATGACCACCGCCGATGACGTCGCCAACATGGCCGTCTTCCTGCTGTCGGCGGAGGCCGGCCACGTCACTGGTCAGTCGATCTTCGTCGACGGCGGCATCAACGTGTCGTTCTAA
- a CDS encoding acyl-CoA dehydrogenase family protein, giving the protein MLDDPDGALAILRESVAHFAEHHDGVRALREKRRQGGDLDRALWTAMAEAGWTGLLLPEELGGSGLGLREQVVLSEALGRALVSEPLVSLSVFAGALLAAAPASPQRDRLSAGVANGSLIVAPAWRDGEKTLSATVAADSVVLNGDKHFVDGGRSGDALLVVAATDAGACLLSVPSHADGVSIVPRPGIDGASLASVRFASCRLPAESVLARADSVAALLDRPIHMARVALAAELAGVASGALDRTVAYVKERVQFGKPIGSFQAIQHRLVEMWIDAELACAAVTNAAEVASTGTERDARLAGLAAKARAGDAAVSICRRAVHLHGAMGFTDECEIGLSLKRAISLNAMLGQPEQLRLQFVELERAA; this is encoded by the coding sequence ATGCTTGACGACCCCGATGGTGCGCTCGCGATCCTGCGCGAGAGCGTCGCACATTTTGCTGAACATCATGACGGGGTGCGGGCACTGCGCGAGAAGCGTCGGCAAGGCGGCGATCTCGACCGCGCGCTCTGGACGGCGATGGCAGAGGCGGGCTGGACCGGATTGCTGTTGCCGGAAGAGCTGGGCGGCAGCGGCCTCGGTCTGCGTGAGCAGGTGGTCTTGAGCGAGGCGCTCGGCCGTGCACTGGTCTCGGAGCCTCTCGTCAGTCTTTCGGTCTTCGCCGGCGCGCTGCTCGCGGCGGCACCGGCATCGCCGCAGCGCGACAGGCTCTCCGCAGGCGTGGCCAACGGCAGTCTGATCGTCGCGCCGGCCTGGCGCGATGGCGAGAAAACGCTGTCGGCGACTGTGGCGGCGGATTCGGTCGTGCTGAATGGCGACAAGCATTTCGTCGATGGTGGCCGTTCGGGTGATGCATTGCTCGTGGTGGCGGCGACGGATGCGGGGGCTTGCCTGCTGAGCGTGCCGTCGCATGCGGATGGTGTTTCGATCGTTCCGCGCCCCGGCATCGATGGCGCATCGCTGGCCTCGGTCCGGTTTGCATCCTGTCGTCTTCCGGCGGAGAGCGTGCTGGCGCGGGCGGACAGTGTCGCCGCGCTGTTGGACCGGCCGATCCACATGGCGCGGGTTGCGCTTGCCGCCGAGTTGGCCGGCGTCGCGTCCGGCGCGCTCGATCGGACTGTCGCCTACGTCAAGGAACGCGTGCAGTTCGGCAAGCCGATCGGCAGTTTCCAGGCGATCCAGCATCGGCTGGTCGAGATGTGGATCGATGCCGAGCTCGCCTGCGCGGCGGTGACCAATGCGGCCGAGGTGGCCTCGACCGGCACGGAGCGCGACGCCAGGCTCGCCGGGCTTGCGGCGAAGGCGCGGGCCGGGGATGCGGCCGTGTCGATCTGCCGCCGTGCCGTGCACTTGCATGGCGCGATGGGCTTCACCGACGAGTGCGAGATCGGACTTTCCCTGAAGCGTGCTATCAGTCTCAACGCGATGCTCGGACAACCCGAGCAGTTGCGCTTGCAATTCGTCGAACTCGAAAGGGCTGCATAA
- a CDS encoding enoyl-CoA hydratase/isomerase family protein produces the protein MENKLIKTEIKNHVAVVTMDAPPVNAQSKDFIEELISVFDELNATPEVRVIVLTGAGKVFSAGADIKSRNSSREITADTYRHLRRAREAGFVIMESNKGVIAAVNGPALGAGMGLAVCCDIIVASDNAVFGLPEIDIGLMGGVRHTMRLIPQSLTRRMVLSGYRVPAAELFRRGIIEDCVPLDQLMPTAMKIANEIAKKSPMALKLAKRAINTVETMGLKDGYRFEQNLTVEMTQHEDSKEAMQAFLEKRPAVFKDIV, from the coding sequence ATGGAAAACAAGCTCATCAAAACAGAAATCAAGAATCATGTCGCGGTGGTGACGATGGACGCACCGCCCGTCAACGCCCAATCGAAGGACTTCATCGAGGAACTGATCTCGGTGTTCGACGAGCTCAATGCGACGCCCGAGGTGCGGGTGATCGTTTTGACCGGCGCGGGCAAGGTGTTCTCCGCCGGCGCGGACATCAAGTCGCGCAACAGCTCGCGTGAGATCACGGCCGACACCTACCGGCACCTGCGCCGCGCGCGCGAGGCGGGTTTCGTCATCATGGAATCGAACAAGGGCGTGATCGCCGCGGTGAATGGGCCTGCACTGGGTGCCGGCATGGGCCTGGCCGTGTGTTGCGACATCATCGTCGCCTCGGACAACGCGGTGTTCGGCCTGCCGGAGATCGATATCGGACTGATGGGCGGGGTGCGTCATACGATGCGGCTGATTCCGCAGTCGCTGACCCGGCGCATGGTGCTGTCGGGCTATCGCGTGCCGGCCGCGGAGCTGTTCCGCCGCGGCATCATCGAGGATTGCGTGCCGCTCGATCAGCTGATGCCGACCGCGATGAAGATCGCCAACGAGATCGCCAAGAAGAGCCCGATGGCGCTGAAGCTCGCCAAGCGCGCCATCAACACCGTCGAGACGATGGGGCTGAAGGACGGCTATCGCTTCGAGCAGAACCTCACCGTGGAAATGACCCAGCACGAGGATTCCAAGGAGGCGATGCAGGCGTTCCTCGAGAAGCGGCCCGCGGTCTTCAAGGACATCGTGTGA
- a CDS encoding acyl-CoA dehydrogenase family protein: MTIDWNDLPDEQFRSEFRAWVEANCPRSMRFMRKQRPLFNEVAEWYHALAAKGWLAPTWPREYGGMGLSPAKHMIYVEEWGRLGCPRIPDHGIGLVGPLLIQHGTEAQKAHYLPRILSGEDVWCQGYSEPNAGSDLASLRTEAVRDGDVFVVNGQKIWTTLAHCANWMFVLVRTSKDSKVRQKGITVLLLDLSDPGVRIRPIVNLRGEADFCEVFFDNVRVPVANVVGTIDEGWTVAKSVLGHERIFLGAPTRPEYALGRLEKLAEARGAFDDPAFRSRYAKLRLDLYDLGSGFERFAKVLRSGGELGADVSMLKILATELYQRITEEMLVIAGEEARYDDDLDAAGEQIDAMNLFLDSRAPAIFGGSNEIQKNILAKAVLQLPG; this comes from the coding sequence ATGACGATTGATTGGAATGACCTTCCGGACGAACAGTTCCGAAGCGAATTCCGTGCGTGGGTCGAGGCCAACTGTCCTCGATCCATGCGCTTCATGCGCAAGCAGCGGCCGCTCTTCAACGAGGTGGCCGAGTGGTATCACGCATTGGCCGCGAAGGGGTGGCTCGCGCCGACCTGGCCACGTGAGTATGGCGGCATGGGGCTCTCGCCTGCCAAGCACATGATCTACGTGGAAGAGTGGGGGCGGCTCGGTTGCCCCCGCATTCCGGACCATGGCATCGGTTTGGTCGGACCGCTGCTGATCCAGCACGGCACCGAGGCGCAGAAGGCGCATTATCTGCCGCGCATTCTCTCCGGCGAGGATGTCTGGTGCCAGGGTTACTCGGAGCCGAACGCGGGCTCCGATCTCGCTAGCCTGCGAACCGAGGCGGTGCGTGACGGCGACGTGTTCGTCGTCAACGGCCAGAAGATCTGGACCACACTCGCGCATTGCGCGAACTGGATGTTCGTGCTGGTGCGGACCTCCAAGGACAGCAAGGTGCGCCAGAAGGGGATCACCGTCCTGCTTCTCGACCTCAGCGATCCCGGCGTGCGGATTCGGCCGATCGTCAACCTGCGCGGCGAGGCCGATTTCTGCGAGGTGTTCTTCGATAACGTGCGGGTGCCGGTCGCAAACGTCGTCGGCACGATCGACGAGGGCTGGACGGTTGCGAAATCCGTGCTCGGGCACGAGCGCATCTTTCTCGGCGCGCCGACCCGTCCGGAATATGCGCTCGGTCGGCTGGAGAAGCTGGCGGAGGCGCGGGGCGCGTTCGATGATCCAGCATTCCGGTCGCGTTATGCCAAGCTGCGGCTCGATCTGTACGATCTCGGCTCCGGCTTCGAGCGGTTCGCCAAGGTGCTGCGCAGCGGCGGCGAGCTTGGCGCCGATGTGTCGATGCTGAAGATCCTGGCGACTGAGCTGTATCAGCGCATCACCGAAGAGATGCTGGTCATCGCCGGCGAAGAGGCGCGCTATGACGACGATCTCGATGCCGCGGGCGAACAGATCGATGCGATGAACCTGTTCCTCGATTCGCGGGCGCCCGCCATCTTCGGCGGCTCCAACGAGATCCAGAAGAACATCCTGGCGAAAGCCGTCCTTCAGCTACCGGGCTGA
- a CDS encoding ABC transporter ATP-binding protein produces MTMGAGTALTRDDPQAASGAASGQAGAAAGDAVLVGEGLTKVFAGFAAVKNVNLSIRRGSIHALIGPNGAGKTTCFNLLTKTLTPTSGRVIFDGQDVSALRSSEVARRGLVRSFQISATFPNLTALENVRVALQSRFGMAYHFWRSLRAVAPLNRRAEELLEQVGLADSRHIAASDLSYGKKRALEIATTLALEPKVLLLDEPTAGMGHEDIAPITALIRAAAVGRTVLLVEHNLSVVSDLCDRITVLQHGQVLAEGSYQQVSGNPDVISAYMGGVDD; encoded by the coding sequence ATGACGATGGGAGCGGGAACGGCATTGACGCGGGACGATCCGCAAGCAGCCAGCGGCGCAGCGTCCGGGCAGGCCGGTGCGGCTGCCGGCGATGCCGTGCTGGTCGGGGAGGGGCTGACCAAGGTGTTCGCCGGTTTCGCTGCGGTGAAGAACGTCAACCTCAGCATCCGCCGCGGTTCGATTCACGCGCTGATCGGGCCGAACGGCGCCGGCAAGACCACCTGCTTCAACCTCTTGACCAAGACGCTGACGCCGACCAGCGGCCGCGTCATCTTCGATGGGCAGGACGTGTCTGCTCTGCGTTCCTCGGAGGTTGCGCGTCGCGGGCTGGTTCGCTCGTTCCAGATTTCGGCCACCTTTCCGAACCTCACGGCGCTGGAGAACGTGCGCGTCGCGCTGCAGTCGCGGTTCGGCATGGCCTATCACTTCTGGCGCTCGCTGCGGGCCGTTGCGCCGCTGAACCGGCGCGCGGAGGAGCTGCTCGAGCAGGTGGGGCTCGCCGATAGCCGTCATATCGCGGCATCGGATTTATCTTACGGCAAGAAGCGCGCGCTGGAGATCGCGACCACGCTGGCGCTGGAGCCGAAGGTGCTGCTGCTCGACGAGCCGACCGCCGGCATGGGGCATGAGGATATCGCGCCGATCACCGCGCTGATCCGGGCGGCGGCGGTCGGGCGCACCGTGCTGCTGGTGGAGCACAATCTGTCGGTGGTGTCGGACCTCTGCGATCGGATCACGGTGCTGCAGCACGGCCAGGTGCTGGCCGAGGGCTCCTATCAGCAGGTTTCCGGCAATCCCGACGTGATCTCGGCCTATATGGGAGGCGTCGATGACTGA